One Solea solea chromosome 5, fSolSol10.1, whole genome shotgun sequence genomic window carries:
- the znf280d gene encoding zinc finger protein 280C isoform X3, with translation MSELFMECVEEELEPWQKRAPEVHLIEDDDDDDDDDDEPIFVGVLSNNQKSSEPKPPPPQGNSTATQEIKQPVPQPAISSPPMMLPLNIARNAVTTVATTLTTVTPQPVIVNNQGFIVTSPQLANSGGLIASLGRQYPPGTSFTIVPAGQQQVFQQLSTGTVIPGAVHRPQVQHISNNIVTLSNVQNPTVYTTQATHLQPNQTVALTLQTNSEPVQANSTNIGKRVLPPQQTDTVEKRAKLDLGPPEQISKAENGVVKKKCPKCQEEFLTPGALTFHMMGCCTNLQSKAASAQTSANKFIMLVSDFYYGQCEGETKKQEMPKTNMTFKCQSCLKVLKNNIRFMNHMKHHLELEKQNSESWESHTTCQHCYRQYMTPFQLQCHIESAHSPIESTTNCKICELAFETEQVLLEHMKDNHKPGEMPYVCQVCDYRSSFFSDVETHFRNVHDNTKDLLCPFCLKVLRSSHMYMQHYMKHQRKGIFRCGKCRLNFLTQKERLEHKTQVHKTFRKPKALEGLPPGTKVTIRASLTGKTPATPVSSEHCGVTVTPEKQSKAALSASKSKLSVSAAAKGKTSRSKKKELQNSKHNVSLDNLSAGGRSYTCIECNSRVDHFFSHFPMLSSCGACKYQTSCKVSIGNHMIKFHSTAKNRLLKKDPRKSLSTLKLTLVCLNCDLLVDASGGDLMTKHLTDRPNHICKIIQEKTDIKTKDQALTVAQPASILYLMTSTAAHRPQDVTSGRLSGDGVTSGHLSGDDVTSGHLSNDITSGRDDVTSGGDDVTSGRDDVISGRLSGDDVTSGRLSDDVTSGRLSDDVTSQRLSGDDVTSGHLSDDGVTSGRLSGDDVTSGRDDGVTSGRLSGDDVTSGHLSDACIDQSAPELKLEAGDQGSSEDLMRGEIQLSSLPAVSSSCPSDGAVELCDGAVSDSESPDVGEQLPEHETKSE, from the exons ATGTCTGAACTGTTTATGGagtgtgtggaggaggagctggagccgtGGCAGAAACGAGCCCCTGAAGTTCACTTGatagaggatgatgatgatgacgacgatgatgatgatgaacccATCTTCGTTGGAGTCCTCT CAAACAACCAGAAGAGTAGTGAGCCTAAACCTCCACCTCCGCAGGGAAACAGTACAGCAACACAGGAAATAAAGCAGCCTGTTCCTCAACCAGCCATCAGCTCCCCACCAATGATGCTGCCCCTGAATATCGCTCGAAATGCAGTGACTACCGTCGCAACCACTCTGACAACAGTGACTCCACAACCCGTCATTGTCAACAACCAG gGATTTATTGTCACGTCTCCACAATTGGCAAACAGTGGTGGTCTTATTGCCTCCCTTGGTAGACAGTATCCCCCTGGAACTTCGTTCACCATCGTACCAG CTGGTCAACAGCAGGTTTTTCAGCAGCTCAGTACAGGCACTGTGATACCTGGTGCTGTCCACAGGCCTCAGGTCCAACATATCAGCAACAACATTGTGACGTTGTCAAACGTCCAGAACCCAACTGTGTATACAACTCAAGCTACTCACCTGCAACCCAACCAAACGGTCGCCCTCACGCTCCAGACCAACTCTGAGCCTGTACAGGCTAATTCCACCAACATAG GCAAGCGAGTTTTGCCACCGCAGCAAACGGACACCGTGGAAAAAAGAGCAAAGCTAGATCTCG ggcCACCTGAACAAATTTCAAAAGCGGAAAACGGAGTTGTGAAGAAGAAGTGTCCTAAGTGTCAAGAAGAGTTCCTTACACCAGGAGCGCTGACATTTCATATGATG GGTTGCTGCACAAATCTTCAAAGTAAGGCTGCGTCAGCGCAGACCAGTGCAAACAAGTTCATTATGCTGGTCTCTGATTTCTACTACGGCCAGTGTGAGGGAGAGACGAAGAAGCAGGAGATGCCGAAGACCAACATGACATTCAAGTGCCAGAGCTGTTTGAAAGTTCTCAAGAACAATATCAG GTTCATGAACCATATGAAACATCACCTGGAGCTGGAGAAGCAGAACAGTGAGAGCTGGGAGAGCCACACGACCTGCCAGCACTGTTACAGACAGTACATGACTCCGTTTCAGCTGCAGTGCCACATCGAGAGTGCTCACAGCCCCATCGAATCCACAA CCAATTGTAAGATATGTGAGCTGGCGTTTGAGACGGAGCAAGTGCTGCTGGAGCACATGAAGGACAACCACAAGCCCGGGGAAATGCCTTACGTCTGTCAG GTTTGCGATTACCGGTCCTCTTTCTTCTCCGATGTGGAGACACATTTCCGAAATGTCCATGACAACACAAAAGACCTGCTCTGTCCTTTCTGTCTCAAAGTTCTTAGAAGTAGTCATATGTACATGCAACACTACATGAAACATCAG agAAAAGGAATCTTCCGCTGTGGGAAATGCAGACTGAACTTTCTCACCCAGAAGGAGAGGTTGGAGCACAAGACTCAAGTCCACAAGACCTTCAGGAAACCTAAAGCTCTGGAGGGTCTTCCTCCGGGTACAAAG GTGACTATCCGAGCCTCCCTCACAGGAAAGACGCCTGCCACGCCCGTCTCATCGGAACACTGTGGTGTCACCGTCACCCcggaaaaacaaagcaaagctgCGCTCAGTGCGTCCAAGTCTAAGCTGAGCGTCTCTGCAGCTGCTAAAGGAAAGACGTCTCGCAGCAAGAAGAAAGAACTGCAGAATTCCAAACACAACGTGTCCCTCGACAATCTCAG CGCCGGTGGAAGAAGTTACACATGCATCGAGTGTAATTCACGGGTCGACCACTTCTTCTCTCACTTCCCAATGCTGTCGAGTTGTGGTGCGTGCAAGTATCAGACCAGCTGCAAAGTTTCCATCGGAAATCACATGATTAA GTTTCATAGCACCGCCAAAAACAGACTTCTGAAGAAGGATCCGAGGAAGAGTTTGTCGACGCTAAA attaaCTCTGGTCTGTCTCAACTGTGACCTCCTGGTGGACGCGTCAGGCGGTGACCTGATGACCAAACACTTGACTGATCGACCAAATCACATATGCAAAATCATTCAGGAGAAAA CAGATATCAAGACCAAAGATCAAGc actCACCGTGGCACAGCCTGCAAGTATCCTGTACCTCATGACATcaactgctgctcacagacCACAGGACGTCACATCTGGACGTTTGTCTGGTGATGGCGTCACATCTGGACATTTGTCTGGTGATGACGTCACATCTGGACATTTGTCTAATGACATCACATCTGgac GTGATGACGTCACATCTGGAGGTGATGACGTCACATCTGGACGTGATGACGTCATATCTGGACGTTTGTCTGGTGATGACGTCACTTCTGGACGTttgtctgatgacgtcacatctGGAC GTttgtctgatgacgtcacatcaCAACGTTTGTCTGGTGATGACGTCACATCTGGACATTTGTCCGATGATGGTGTCACATCTGGACGTTTGTCTGGCGATGACGTCACATCTGGACGTGATGATGGTGTCACATCTGGACGTTTGTCTGGTGATGACGTCACATCTGGACATTTGTCTGATGCCTGCATTGATCAGTCAGCGCCAGAGCTGAAGTTAGAAGCCGGAGATCAGGGTTCCTCTGAAGATTTGATGAGAGGAGAAATCCAGCTGTCGTCGCTGCCTGCTGTGTCGTCTTCCTGTCCATCGGATGGCGCTGTAGAGCTGTGTGATGGAGCAGTAAGTGACTCGGAGAGTCCAGATGTTGGAGAGCAGCTCCCTGAGCATGAGACGAAATCTGAATAG
- the znf280d gene encoding zinc finger protein 280D isoform X4 — protein MSELFMECVEEELEPWQKRAPEVHLIEDDDDDDDDDDEPIFVGVLSNNQKSSEPKPPPPQGNSTATQEIKQPVPQPAISSPPMMLPLNIARNAVTTVATTLTTVTPQPVIVNNQGFIVTSPQLANSGGLIASLGRQYPPGTSFTIVPAGQQQVFQQLSTGTVIPGAVHRPQVQHISNNIVTLSNVQNPTVYTTQATHLQPNQTVALTLQTNSEPVQANSTNIGKRVLPPQQTDTVEKRAKLDLGPPEQISKAENGVVKKKCPKCQEEFLTPGALTFHMMGCCTNLQSKAASAQTSANKFIMLVSDFYYGQCEGETKKQEMPKTNMTFKCQSCLKVLKNNIRFMNHMKHHLELEKQNSESWESHTTCQHCYRQYMTPFQLQCHIESAHSPIESTTNCKICELAFETEQVLLEHMKDNHKPGEMPYVCQVCDYRSSFFSDVETHFRNVHDNTKDLLCPFCLKVLRSSHMYMQHYMKHQRKGIFRCGKCRLNFLTQKERLEHKTQVHKTFRKPKALEGLPPGTKVTIRASLTGKTPATPVSSEHCGVTVTPEKQSKAALSASKSKLSVSAAAKGKTSRSKKKELQNSKHNVSLDNLSAGGRSYTCIECNSRVDHFFSHFPMLSSCGACKYQTSCKVSIGNHMIKFHSTAKNRLLKKDPRKSLSTLKLTLVCLNCDLLVDASGGDLMTKHLTDRPNHICKIIQEKNSPWHSLQVSCTS, from the exons ATGTCTGAACTGTTTATGGagtgtgtggaggaggagctggagccgtGGCAGAAACGAGCCCCTGAAGTTCACTTGatagaggatgatgatgatgacgacgatgatgatgatgaacccATCTTCGTTGGAGTCCTCT CAAACAACCAGAAGAGTAGTGAGCCTAAACCTCCACCTCCGCAGGGAAACAGTACAGCAACACAGGAAATAAAGCAGCCTGTTCCTCAACCAGCCATCAGCTCCCCACCAATGATGCTGCCCCTGAATATCGCTCGAAATGCAGTGACTACCGTCGCAACCACTCTGACAACAGTGACTCCACAACCCGTCATTGTCAACAACCAG gGATTTATTGTCACGTCTCCACAATTGGCAAACAGTGGTGGTCTTATTGCCTCCCTTGGTAGACAGTATCCCCCTGGAACTTCGTTCACCATCGTACCAG CTGGTCAACAGCAGGTTTTTCAGCAGCTCAGTACAGGCACTGTGATACCTGGTGCTGTCCACAGGCCTCAGGTCCAACATATCAGCAACAACATTGTGACGTTGTCAAACGTCCAGAACCCAACTGTGTATACAACTCAAGCTACTCACCTGCAACCCAACCAAACGGTCGCCCTCACGCTCCAGACCAACTCTGAGCCTGTACAGGCTAATTCCACCAACATAG GCAAGCGAGTTTTGCCACCGCAGCAAACGGACACCGTGGAAAAAAGAGCAAAGCTAGATCTCG ggcCACCTGAACAAATTTCAAAAGCGGAAAACGGAGTTGTGAAGAAGAAGTGTCCTAAGTGTCAAGAAGAGTTCCTTACACCAGGAGCGCTGACATTTCATATGATG GGTTGCTGCACAAATCTTCAAAGTAAGGCTGCGTCAGCGCAGACCAGTGCAAACAAGTTCATTATGCTGGTCTCTGATTTCTACTACGGCCAGTGTGAGGGAGAGACGAAGAAGCAGGAGATGCCGAAGACCAACATGACATTCAAGTGCCAGAGCTGTTTGAAAGTTCTCAAGAACAATATCAG GTTCATGAACCATATGAAACATCACCTGGAGCTGGAGAAGCAGAACAGTGAGAGCTGGGAGAGCCACACGACCTGCCAGCACTGTTACAGACAGTACATGACTCCGTTTCAGCTGCAGTGCCACATCGAGAGTGCTCACAGCCCCATCGAATCCACAA CCAATTGTAAGATATGTGAGCTGGCGTTTGAGACGGAGCAAGTGCTGCTGGAGCACATGAAGGACAACCACAAGCCCGGGGAAATGCCTTACGTCTGTCAG GTTTGCGATTACCGGTCCTCTTTCTTCTCCGATGTGGAGACACATTTCCGAAATGTCCATGACAACACAAAAGACCTGCTCTGTCCTTTCTGTCTCAAAGTTCTTAGAAGTAGTCATATGTACATGCAACACTACATGAAACATCAG agAAAAGGAATCTTCCGCTGTGGGAAATGCAGACTGAACTTTCTCACCCAGAAGGAGAGGTTGGAGCACAAGACTCAAGTCCACAAGACCTTCAGGAAACCTAAAGCTCTGGAGGGTCTTCCTCCGGGTACAAAG GTGACTATCCGAGCCTCCCTCACAGGAAAGACGCCTGCCACGCCCGTCTCATCGGAACACTGTGGTGTCACCGTCACCCcggaaaaacaaagcaaagctgCGCTCAGTGCGTCCAAGTCTAAGCTGAGCGTCTCTGCAGCTGCTAAAGGAAAGACGTCTCGCAGCAAGAAGAAAGAACTGCAGAATTCCAAACACAACGTGTCCCTCGACAATCTCAG CGCCGGTGGAAGAAGTTACACATGCATCGAGTGTAATTCACGGGTCGACCACTTCTTCTCTCACTTCCCAATGCTGTCGAGTTGTGGTGCGTGCAAGTATCAGACCAGCTGCAAAGTTTCCATCGGAAATCACATGATTAA GTTTCATAGCACCGCCAAAAACAGACTTCTGAAGAAGGATCCGAGGAAGAGTTTGTCGACGCTAAA attaaCTCTGGTCTGTCTCAACTGTGACCTCCTGGTGGACGCGTCAGGCGGTGACCTGATGACCAAACACTTGACTGATCGACCAAATCACATATGCAAAATCATTCAGGAGAAAA actCACCGTGGCACAGCCTGCAAGTATCCTGTACCTCATGA
- the znf280d gene encoding zinc finger protein 280C isoform X2, which translates to MSELFMECVEEELEPWQKRAPEVHLIEDDDDDDDDDDEPIFVGVLSNNQKSSEPKPPPPQGNSTATQEIKQPVPQPAISSPPMMLPLNIARNAVTTVATTLTTVTPQPVIVNNQGFIVTSPQLANSGGLIASLGRQYPPGTSFTIVPAGQQQVFQQLSTGTVIPGAVHRPQVQHISNNIVTLSNVQNPTVYTTQATHLQPNQTVALTLQTNSEPVQANSTNIGKRVLPPQQTDTVEKRAKLDLGPPEQISKAENGVVKKKCPKCQEEFLTPGALTFHMMGCCTNLQSKAASAQTSANKFIMLVSDFYYGQCEGETKKQEMPKTNMTFKCQSCLKVLKNNIRFMNHMKHHLELEKQNSESWESHTTCQHCYRQYMTPFQLQCHIESAHSPIESTTNCKICELAFETEQVLLEHMKDNHKPGEMPYVCQVCDYRSSFFSDVETHFRNVHDNTKDLLCPFCLKVLRSSHMYMQHYMKHQRKGIFRCGKCRLNFLTQKERLEHKTQVHKTFRKPKALEGLPPGTKVTIRASLTGKTPATPVSSEHCGVTVTPEKQSKAALSASKSKLSVSAAAKGKTSRSKKKELQNSKHNVSLDNLSAGGRSYTCIECNSRVDHFFSHFPMLSSCGACKYQTSCKVSIGNHMIKFHSTAKNRLLKKDPRKSLSTLKLTLVCLNCDLLVDASGGDLMTKHLTDRPNHICKIIQEKNIKTKDQALTVAQPASILYLMTSTAAHRPQDVTSGRLSGDGVTSGHLSGDDVTSGHLSNDITSGRDDVTSGGDDVTSGGDDVTSGGDDVTSGRDDVISGRLSGDDVTSGRLSDDVTSGRLSDDVTSQRLSGDDVTSGHLSDDGVTSGRLSGDDVTSGRDDGVTSGRLSGDDVTSGHLSDACIDQSAPELKLEAGDQGSSEDLMRGEIQLSSLPAVSSSCPSDGAVELCDGAVSDSESPDVGEQLPEHETKSE; encoded by the exons ATGTCTGAACTGTTTATGGagtgtgtggaggaggagctggagccgtGGCAGAAACGAGCCCCTGAAGTTCACTTGatagaggatgatgatgatgacgacgatgatgatgatgaacccATCTTCGTTGGAGTCCTCT CAAACAACCAGAAGAGTAGTGAGCCTAAACCTCCACCTCCGCAGGGAAACAGTACAGCAACACAGGAAATAAAGCAGCCTGTTCCTCAACCAGCCATCAGCTCCCCACCAATGATGCTGCCCCTGAATATCGCTCGAAATGCAGTGACTACCGTCGCAACCACTCTGACAACAGTGACTCCACAACCCGTCATTGTCAACAACCAG gGATTTATTGTCACGTCTCCACAATTGGCAAACAGTGGTGGTCTTATTGCCTCCCTTGGTAGACAGTATCCCCCTGGAACTTCGTTCACCATCGTACCAG CTGGTCAACAGCAGGTTTTTCAGCAGCTCAGTACAGGCACTGTGATACCTGGTGCTGTCCACAGGCCTCAGGTCCAACATATCAGCAACAACATTGTGACGTTGTCAAACGTCCAGAACCCAACTGTGTATACAACTCAAGCTACTCACCTGCAACCCAACCAAACGGTCGCCCTCACGCTCCAGACCAACTCTGAGCCTGTACAGGCTAATTCCACCAACATAG GCAAGCGAGTTTTGCCACCGCAGCAAACGGACACCGTGGAAAAAAGAGCAAAGCTAGATCTCG ggcCACCTGAACAAATTTCAAAAGCGGAAAACGGAGTTGTGAAGAAGAAGTGTCCTAAGTGTCAAGAAGAGTTCCTTACACCAGGAGCGCTGACATTTCATATGATG GGTTGCTGCACAAATCTTCAAAGTAAGGCTGCGTCAGCGCAGACCAGTGCAAACAAGTTCATTATGCTGGTCTCTGATTTCTACTACGGCCAGTGTGAGGGAGAGACGAAGAAGCAGGAGATGCCGAAGACCAACATGACATTCAAGTGCCAGAGCTGTTTGAAAGTTCTCAAGAACAATATCAG GTTCATGAACCATATGAAACATCACCTGGAGCTGGAGAAGCAGAACAGTGAGAGCTGGGAGAGCCACACGACCTGCCAGCACTGTTACAGACAGTACATGACTCCGTTTCAGCTGCAGTGCCACATCGAGAGTGCTCACAGCCCCATCGAATCCACAA CCAATTGTAAGATATGTGAGCTGGCGTTTGAGACGGAGCAAGTGCTGCTGGAGCACATGAAGGACAACCACAAGCCCGGGGAAATGCCTTACGTCTGTCAG GTTTGCGATTACCGGTCCTCTTTCTTCTCCGATGTGGAGACACATTTCCGAAATGTCCATGACAACACAAAAGACCTGCTCTGTCCTTTCTGTCTCAAAGTTCTTAGAAGTAGTCATATGTACATGCAACACTACATGAAACATCAG agAAAAGGAATCTTCCGCTGTGGGAAATGCAGACTGAACTTTCTCACCCAGAAGGAGAGGTTGGAGCACAAGACTCAAGTCCACAAGACCTTCAGGAAACCTAAAGCTCTGGAGGGTCTTCCTCCGGGTACAAAG GTGACTATCCGAGCCTCCCTCACAGGAAAGACGCCTGCCACGCCCGTCTCATCGGAACACTGTGGTGTCACCGTCACCCcggaaaaacaaagcaaagctgCGCTCAGTGCGTCCAAGTCTAAGCTGAGCGTCTCTGCAGCTGCTAAAGGAAAGACGTCTCGCAGCAAGAAGAAAGAACTGCAGAATTCCAAACACAACGTGTCCCTCGACAATCTCAG CGCCGGTGGAAGAAGTTACACATGCATCGAGTGTAATTCACGGGTCGACCACTTCTTCTCTCACTTCCCAATGCTGTCGAGTTGTGGTGCGTGCAAGTATCAGACCAGCTGCAAAGTTTCCATCGGAAATCACATGATTAA GTTTCATAGCACCGCCAAAAACAGACTTCTGAAGAAGGATCCGAGGAAGAGTTTGTCGACGCTAAA attaaCTCTGGTCTGTCTCAACTGTGACCTCCTGGTGGACGCGTCAGGCGGTGACCTGATGACCAAACACTTGACTGATCGACCAAATCACATATGCAAAATCATTCAGGAGAAAA ATATCAAGACCAAAGATCAAGc actCACCGTGGCACAGCCTGCAAGTATCCTGTACCTCATGACATcaactgctgctcacagacCACAGGACGTCACATCTGGACGTTTGTCTGGTGATGGCGTCACATCTGGACATTTGTCTGGTGATGACGTCACATCTGGACATTTGTCTAATGACATCACATCTGgacgtgatgatgtcacatcTGGAGGTGATGACGTCACATCTGGAGGTGATGACGTCACATCTGGAGGTGATGACGTCACATCTGGACGTGATGACGTCATATCTGGACGTTTGTCTGGTGATGACGTCACTTCTGGACGTttgtctgatgacgtcacatctGGAC GTttgtctgatgacgtcacatcaCAACGTTTGTCTGGTGATGACGTCACATCTGGACATTTGTCCGATGATGGTGTCACATCTGGACGTTTGTCTGGCGATGACGTCACATCTGGACGTGATGATGGTGTCACATCTGGACGTTTGTCTGGTGATGACGTCACATCTGGACATTTGTCTGATGCCTGCATTGATCAGTCAGCGCCAGAGCTGAAGTTAGAAGCCGGAGATCAGGGTTCCTCTGAAGATTTGATGAGAGGAGAAATCCAGCTGTCGTCGCTGCCTGCTGTGTCGTCTTCCTGTCCATCGGATGGCGCTGTAGAGCTGTGTGATGGAGCAGTAAGTGACTCGGAGAGTCCAGATGTTGGAGAGCAGCTCCCTGAGCATGAGACGAAATCTGAATAG
- the znf280d gene encoding zinc finger protein 280C isoform X1, with the protein MSELFMECVEEELEPWQKRAPEVHLIEDDDDDDDDDDEPIFVGVLSNNQKSSEPKPPPPQGNSTATQEIKQPVPQPAISSPPMMLPLNIARNAVTTVATTLTTVTPQPVIVNNQGFIVTSPQLANSGGLIASLGRQYPPGTSFTIVPAGQQQVFQQLSTGTVIPGAVHRPQVQHISNNIVTLSNVQNPTVYTTQATHLQPNQTVALTLQTNSEPVQANSTNIGKRVLPPQQTDTVEKRAKLDLGPPEQISKAENGVVKKKCPKCQEEFLTPGALTFHMMGCCTNLQSKAASAQTSANKFIMLVSDFYYGQCEGETKKQEMPKTNMTFKCQSCLKVLKNNIRFMNHMKHHLELEKQNSESWESHTTCQHCYRQYMTPFQLQCHIESAHSPIESTTNCKICELAFETEQVLLEHMKDNHKPGEMPYVCQVCDYRSSFFSDVETHFRNVHDNTKDLLCPFCLKVLRSSHMYMQHYMKHQRKGIFRCGKCRLNFLTQKERLEHKTQVHKTFRKPKALEGLPPGTKVTIRASLTGKTPATPVSSEHCGVTVTPEKQSKAALSASKSKLSVSAAAKGKTSRSKKKELQNSKHNVSLDNLSAGGRSYTCIECNSRVDHFFSHFPMLSSCGACKYQTSCKVSIGNHMIKFHSTAKNRLLKKDPRKSLSTLKLTLVCLNCDLLVDASGGDLMTKHLTDRPNHICKIIQEKTDIKTKDQALTVAQPASILYLMTSTAAHRPQDVTSGRLSGDGVTSGHLSGDDVTSGHLSNDITSGRDDVTSGGDDVTSGGDDVTSGGDDVTSGRDDVISGRLSGDDVTSGRLSDDVTSGRLSDDVTSQRLSGDDVTSGHLSDDGVTSGRLSGDDVTSGRDDGVTSGRLSGDDVTSGHLSDACIDQSAPELKLEAGDQGSSEDLMRGEIQLSSLPAVSSSCPSDGAVELCDGAVSDSESPDVGEQLPEHETKSE; encoded by the exons ATGTCTGAACTGTTTATGGagtgtgtggaggaggagctggagccgtGGCAGAAACGAGCCCCTGAAGTTCACTTGatagaggatgatgatgatgacgacgatgatgatgatgaacccATCTTCGTTGGAGTCCTCT CAAACAACCAGAAGAGTAGTGAGCCTAAACCTCCACCTCCGCAGGGAAACAGTACAGCAACACAGGAAATAAAGCAGCCTGTTCCTCAACCAGCCATCAGCTCCCCACCAATGATGCTGCCCCTGAATATCGCTCGAAATGCAGTGACTACCGTCGCAACCACTCTGACAACAGTGACTCCACAACCCGTCATTGTCAACAACCAG gGATTTATTGTCACGTCTCCACAATTGGCAAACAGTGGTGGTCTTATTGCCTCCCTTGGTAGACAGTATCCCCCTGGAACTTCGTTCACCATCGTACCAG CTGGTCAACAGCAGGTTTTTCAGCAGCTCAGTACAGGCACTGTGATACCTGGTGCTGTCCACAGGCCTCAGGTCCAACATATCAGCAACAACATTGTGACGTTGTCAAACGTCCAGAACCCAACTGTGTATACAACTCAAGCTACTCACCTGCAACCCAACCAAACGGTCGCCCTCACGCTCCAGACCAACTCTGAGCCTGTACAGGCTAATTCCACCAACATAG GCAAGCGAGTTTTGCCACCGCAGCAAACGGACACCGTGGAAAAAAGAGCAAAGCTAGATCTCG ggcCACCTGAACAAATTTCAAAAGCGGAAAACGGAGTTGTGAAGAAGAAGTGTCCTAAGTGTCAAGAAGAGTTCCTTACACCAGGAGCGCTGACATTTCATATGATG GGTTGCTGCACAAATCTTCAAAGTAAGGCTGCGTCAGCGCAGACCAGTGCAAACAAGTTCATTATGCTGGTCTCTGATTTCTACTACGGCCAGTGTGAGGGAGAGACGAAGAAGCAGGAGATGCCGAAGACCAACATGACATTCAAGTGCCAGAGCTGTTTGAAAGTTCTCAAGAACAATATCAG GTTCATGAACCATATGAAACATCACCTGGAGCTGGAGAAGCAGAACAGTGAGAGCTGGGAGAGCCACACGACCTGCCAGCACTGTTACAGACAGTACATGACTCCGTTTCAGCTGCAGTGCCACATCGAGAGTGCTCACAGCCCCATCGAATCCACAA CCAATTGTAAGATATGTGAGCTGGCGTTTGAGACGGAGCAAGTGCTGCTGGAGCACATGAAGGACAACCACAAGCCCGGGGAAATGCCTTACGTCTGTCAG GTTTGCGATTACCGGTCCTCTTTCTTCTCCGATGTGGAGACACATTTCCGAAATGTCCATGACAACACAAAAGACCTGCTCTGTCCTTTCTGTCTCAAAGTTCTTAGAAGTAGTCATATGTACATGCAACACTACATGAAACATCAG agAAAAGGAATCTTCCGCTGTGGGAAATGCAGACTGAACTTTCTCACCCAGAAGGAGAGGTTGGAGCACAAGACTCAAGTCCACAAGACCTTCAGGAAACCTAAAGCTCTGGAGGGTCTTCCTCCGGGTACAAAG GTGACTATCCGAGCCTCCCTCACAGGAAAGACGCCTGCCACGCCCGTCTCATCGGAACACTGTGGTGTCACCGTCACCCcggaaaaacaaagcaaagctgCGCTCAGTGCGTCCAAGTCTAAGCTGAGCGTCTCTGCAGCTGCTAAAGGAAAGACGTCTCGCAGCAAGAAGAAAGAACTGCAGAATTCCAAACACAACGTGTCCCTCGACAATCTCAG CGCCGGTGGAAGAAGTTACACATGCATCGAGTGTAATTCACGGGTCGACCACTTCTTCTCTCACTTCCCAATGCTGTCGAGTTGTGGTGCGTGCAAGTATCAGACCAGCTGCAAAGTTTCCATCGGAAATCACATGATTAA GTTTCATAGCACCGCCAAAAACAGACTTCTGAAGAAGGATCCGAGGAAGAGTTTGTCGACGCTAAA attaaCTCTGGTCTGTCTCAACTGTGACCTCCTGGTGGACGCGTCAGGCGGTGACCTGATGACCAAACACTTGACTGATCGACCAAATCACATATGCAAAATCATTCAGGAGAAAA CAGATATCAAGACCAAAGATCAAGc actCACCGTGGCACAGCCTGCAAGTATCCTGTACCTCATGACATcaactgctgctcacagacCACAGGACGTCACATCTGGACGTTTGTCTGGTGATGGCGTCACATCTGGACATTTGTCTGGTGATGACGTCACATCTGGACATTTGTCTAATGACATCACATCTGgacgtgatgatgtcacatcTGGAGGTGATGACGTCACATCTGGAGGTGATGACGTCACATCTGGAGGTGATGACGTCACATCTGGACGTGATGACGTCATATCTGGACGTTTGTCTGGTGATGACGTCACTTCTGGACGTttgtctgatgacgtcacatctGGAC GTttgtctgatgacgtcacatcaCAACGTTTGTCTGGTGATGACGTCACATCTGGACATTTGTCCGATGATGGTGTCACATCTGGACGTTTGTCTGGCGATGACGTCACATCTGGACGTGATGATGGTGTCACATCTGGACGTTTGTCTGGTGATGACGTCACATCTGGACATTTGTCTGATGCCTGCATTGATCAGTCAGCGCCAGAGCTGAAGTTAGAAGCCGGAGATCAGGGTTCCTCTGAAGATTTGATGAGAGGAGAAATCCAGCTGTCGTCGCTGCCTGCTGTGTCGTCTTCCTGTCCATCGGATGGCGCTGTAGAGCTGTGTGATGGAGCAGTAAGTGACTCGGAGAGTCCAGATGTTGGAGAGCAGCTCCCTGAGCATGAGACGAAATCTGAATAG